In one Lolium rigidum isolate FL_2022 chromosome 3, APGP_CSIRO_Lrig_0.1, whole genome shotgun sequence genomic region, the following are encoded:
- the LOC124700162 gene encoding proteasome subunit beta type-2-like, producing the protein MECVIGVVGRDFAVVAADTSAVQSILVHKTDEDKIMVLDSHKLMGASGEPGDRVQFTEFIQKNLHLHQFRNNVSLSTAATANFTRGELATALRKNPYSVNIILAGFDEDVGASMYYIDYIATLHKIDKGAFGYGSYFCLSLMDKFYRPDMTVEEAVDLVDKCIKEIRLRLVVAPQNFAIKIVDRDGARDYARREIVGDIPPAEAAAAAVNA; encoded by the exons ATGGAGTGCGTCATCGGCGTGGTCGGCCGCGACttcgcggtggtggcggcggacacGTCCGCCGTGCAGAGCATCCTCGTGCACAAGACGGACGAGGACAAGATCATGGTCCTCGACTCCCACAAGCTCATGGGCGCCTCCGGGGAGCCCGGCGACCG CGTGCAGTTCACCGAGTTCATCCAGAagaacctccacctccaccagttCCGCAACAACGTGTCGCtcagcaccgccgccaccgccaacttcaccCGCGGCGAGCTCGCCACCGCCCTGCGCAAG AATCCCTACTCTGTAAACATCATACTTGCAGGGTTTGATGAAGATGTTGGTGCATCCATGTACTATATCGACTACATCGCAACACTACACAAAATTGACAAGGGTGCATTTGGCTACGGTTCGTACTTCTGTCTGTCACTGATGGACAAGTTTTACCGCCCTGACATGACCGTCGAGGAGGCGGTAGACCTTGTTGACAAGTGCATCAAGGAGATCAGACTCCGATTGGTCGTTGCACCCCAGAATTTCGCGATCAAGATCGTGGACAGGGATGGTGCCAGGGACTACGCGAGGCGTGAAATTGTAGGCGACATTCCTCCAGCTGAAGCTGCAGCCGCAGCAGTGAACGCCTGA